The following is a genomic window from Malus sylvestris chromosome 7, drMalSylv7.2, whole genome shotgun sequence.
GATTGGCAGGGCTATCCCACTGCTCTTCATAAACAGCTACTCTCATTATCTGTATGTTTGAACCACCGTTGCTGAATTCTATAGTATGAACAATACGAAGTCTCTTATGGCAACCTTTAACCAAGCACTAGACAAAAAAAGAGCAAGAAACTTAGTTTTTAAGTTAAACAAGAAATGTTCCATTTTTCTCAGCTTTAGTTTGCAAGACCATTTATACCAACCACTTTAGTAAAAGAAAAGGTATATTAATCAATTCCACAATTCAACTAACTAATCAGCGGGAGATCTTTACTCTATGCACAAGTTAATGATGTGCAATATTggcttttttatattttatacagACATTGAAATTGCAAgtccacaaaaacaaaacaatcacCCCCTGTTCATTGGCATGAATGAATGAAAACATGAATTTACCAAAATAGATTTACGCGTGACGCTGAAAATCAACCATGCATACCATGTAAAACTTACCTGTTCAAATTTGAAAGTTGGTGAAAGGTAATATTGAGAATCATCAACTTCACCAACCGGGATATCAACAGGGCCCCTTGAATAAGATCCATCCTGCACATTATCAATCAGAACATTAAATAGTTGCCATTAGTGTTCATTGgtaaaacagaaaaagaaagaccccttatttctccttcatgAACTCATTGTTTAAAGGCAAGGGTGTTTCCAAGTAATAAAGGAATACACTGTTGAAAACTCTCAAAAAGCTACCTCGATGTTAAACAAGATTCACATTTATCAGACTCAATACTAAATAAGTTCTTAGTCATAGTGTATTTGTTGCAAAAGTTGAATACGTAGTTTATCTTATAGGCCAAAAATTGATGAATCATACATTTTCTAAAATTCAACCTGAGGTGCATGGGACTACTGTAAAAATGGAATTATAACCCAATAAAAAAGAAGCAAGTAGTCACTTCAAACCTAAAATACATTTATAACTGCTTAAGCATTCTCTCAATAGCAAGAAATGATAATATAGAAATGCAAACAGCAAGAAAGTCCAAAAGTCTTAATCTGAAAACTAAAAATGTCATCGCTTGTTCTTGGTACCGTAGCACTAGCTTAGCATGCATTATGAAAATCACTGACGTAGGACAAGGATCAAGCATACCTCAAAGAAAACAAGACCAGGTTCCTTGCCCATGAGATCTTCTTCCATCACATCACTTCTTTCAAAGTTAAAAGACCCAAATTGAGGCAAAACACGATTTTTCCCACTTCTGTCAGCATAACTTTTGGGTAAAGCTGCATCTCCAACTTTATGCTGTGGTATTTCACCATAAGGGTTTAGAGTCACCCAATTAATCTTCGTCTGGATTTGAGATGTTGGCCCTCCAGACGAAGATGGAACATCCTCAATGCGGGAAACAGTATAGCAATCATATAGGTGCTCATTCCTGCTTCCGACTTCAATAGGTTCCATTTCAGCAGTGATGGGTGAAAAGACAGCTCCAACCCCCTTCCATATCCCACTGACGCTACTAGCAAATGTATTCCATGCTGGTCTTATTACAGGTTCCTGACAGGAAAAACCACCATTGAGTTAGGTTAACTTTAAGACACCAAAACCGCTGCCTCAAATTTCTGTATAGCAACCACCTACATGAATACCCATATTCTCACAAAATTTGCACAAATAATTTCCATTTTGTTTATTCAgaaaaatttcacaaatgttCTGAGTGACGGCAATAAGTTGTGCAAATTTCCCAAGATGTGAAGGCAGAACTTCAAATATAGTTACTCCTAGAAAATTTGAAGCAGCATGAGTCTCGAGCACTCTCAAGAGTGCCAATTATCGTCGAATAAAAATCCTTCGTTTTACTTGATAACCAACAAGAAGTAGTAAACTAATGTTTTAGCTACTTCTTAATTCTACTTCTTTCCATTATCTCCGAATTCGAACACTAACATATAAAAATTCATGACCAAATGCTGTAATGGAAAATATAGAAGCCACTACCAGAGCATGAGGTATATTTTCTACCAAGTGCCCAATTCCCAACTGTCCTCATTACCATGTAGCCAATTTCCAACTCTAAACACTCAATTTTCTCTATTATTTTCCagacattttctcagcaaccaaacaaaaaaaaaaaaaaaaaccaaactcaataccccaaaaataaaatacaattaagcaaacaaataaacaataaatatttgaaaataCCTGAGTTTGAAGAACGGTCTCGACCTCCATTAACATAGCACCAGAGACCAACACACTTTTCCCGCCATCGCTCCTTTTGTCTCTTCTCCTCGGGCTTCCCCCTCTCCCCTTATCCTTCGCAGCGAGCTCGTTGTCAACGCTCCAGACATTTTCCGATTTTCCCTTCACATTGAGCAAGCCCCCGTCCCTGGCTCTGCCTCTGCTGTTGGATACTGGTTTCTTTTGGCACTGGGCAGCGACCTTCCGAGGGTATTTTGGGAAAGTGGAGGGCGGGAAGGAAAGAGAGGTGAAGAGGTTTTGGGCCGCCGCGGAAGAGAGTGTGTGGTTGAACCCTAAGTGGTGGTGAGTGGTGGTGGACAGGCGGAGCGACGGTGAGGGCATTTTGGGGATTTACGTTTTGTTTCAGAGAGAGGAAGGCGAAAATAGTGGGAGCGAGCGAGGGAGCAGGGGAAAATAGGGAAACGCATGAATTTGGGTTGGACTGGATTGGGCCTGATCAAGTTTTCTTCCGGATCATAAGCGCTGAGCCCAACAGGGATACCGAATCAAAGATGCCAAAACTTAAGGGCCCGTGTATAACGTTTTATAAAGAGATATTATATTCACATCACAAATTACTTCTCCTAgacctttttattatttttaatattttttttatattttacgcACCACTAACAAttaatagaaaaatattaaaaagttaaaagggTGCGGACGAAATAATTTAGGATGTGTAAATATAATCTCCCTGAAAACAACTCATACATTTTTCATTATGATGTAACTGGTAGTTTAATCCAAGAatgattgttttagttaatTCAAAATGTCTTGATTTACTACTTTAGCCCTTAATAATTCACAATTGTAATTTTTGGTATTTGAATGTTTCACCCTTTATATATAGAGATAAAGATGAGTTTTGCGTAAGGCTATGACTTGTCGATAGTAAAGAAAGACCTTACACATGAGAAGCCAAGCAGTAttcctttatttttattattaaaaaaaaaaaaaaagacgaaaTCTTAAGAGTTGCAAGATCCTAAATGTAACCCAAAACAAAAAGGCTAAAAGTACAAGTAAATTTTCAAACTATGATATCAAATCAGCCGTGAATGCTTTAATCCTGTTTGGATGATGGACTTTTAAAGTTGTAAACTCAATGTTAAAAATGACCTGCAAAACACAATCAACAAACTACTCAAGCATACACTACAAAGACACGAGACAAATGAACTATCAAAATGACACCTTAAAAGTTTTCTAAGACAACCTCCAACTTACATGCATAAAAAAAATACCATTACACGGTAATACTAGAGGCTataaagttttttcttttagaaGTAAGCAAAGGGTTGGATTTTCAAACCATATAGCTGAGTCTATAGTTCCATAAAAAGCAtaggtctctctctctttcaacaCATCCAGGATTGGATAAAGGTACTTGTTCACTAACGAAACCAAATCCAGTCATATCATGTGCATAAAAAAAGAATTTATAATTGCAATTAGTGGAATTTAGAGATTAGAATTAGATTAGATGGGTTTGTTGCTATCAAGGtggtaaattaaatttatagataaaCAAATCCATGCTTTAATTTGGTTCTTTATAGACCACTCCACCTTTTTAACATAGTGTGGCTCCACAATGTGTTGTGCATGGTGATGGATGATCTTTGGTTATATGTCATATATTATATGCCCTAAATAAGGTAATTAATTTTAAAGAAGAGGTCATATTTGTTATTTTAACTTGCATGATACTCAATCAAAGAATTGTTTATTACAAGATGGTGTGACAGGTAAAGCAATTatgaaagaaattaattttgctaCCTTGTGTTCACACCATTCAACAAGAAATTTTTGTATAAATAAACTATATTATCACATAGTGTTATAGTGTTATCAATTTACATGCTAATATATGTAGACGATATGATTGATACGTCAATTTTtagaatacaacaacaacaaagccttatctcACTCAATGGGATCAGCTAGATGTATCCTAGAAtaccattgcgctcggttttatGCCATTTCTTCTGTTAGATCCAAGCAgtccaagtcttttcttagagtctctttccAAGTCATCCTAAGTCTTTCCCTACCCCTTTAACCCCGAGCCTCTTCTCataattgtggatgcaaatttccgccttcttttGATTGGCGAATCtacacctgcaaaacaatcaacaccttgaTCAAAGACCaaaagcctcacacgcccacgatgaGAGGGGGTTTGGGCAAAGGACCTCTAATGCTTAGGTCATAAACTTTGAGAGAATGAGTGTTTGGCTTTTTCTATATGGTGAAAGGCTTTTTCTAGGGTAGCTAAAGCTTCACGAATTTTGGAGATAAAATGGGTATTTATAAGAGAGAAGAGGAGTAAGGGCCGGCCCTAGGGTTGTGTTTAAGTgggaatattccaagatatttgTGTAAATAATATCTTGGAGTAATTAGgtaaatatcctaaataaatggAATTAGGACTACTTACTTGAAAGAAGTCTTATCTGATTAGGAAAATATCCTCATTTCTAATCTTGttctttcttgtgtgcccacacatccaacgaagcattctcatctatGCTACACTCATTTGGTGTACTTGttaatgcttcaccgcccaacattctatgccataaaGCATTATtaaccttattgccgtcctataaaattttcccttaagctttagtggcatacgacggttgCACAACACACccgatgcactcttccacttcatccatctatCTTGTATTATGTGATTGAGGTCTCCATCCAATTCTCCGtccttttgcaagatagatccaagATAGCGAAAGTGTTCGCTCTTTGGCACTTCTTGATCTCCAatctcacccctaactcatttgcaCCTCTGCTCCCACTGAACTTGCACTATGTATACTCTGTCTTTGACCTACTTAGGCAAAgtcctttagattccaacactctCCCCCCCttcaaaggttaagctttgcatttactccctcctaagtttcatctatcaatactatatcgtctgcgaaaatcATACTCCAAGAAATATCATCTTGGATATGTCacattaactcatccattaccaatgcaaaaggATATATGGGAAAGCATTAATGTAACCCTACAATTATGGGAAAgttttcagtttgtccttcatgagttcttacagtAGTCCTTACttcatcatacatatcctttataacttggatatatgttacttgtactcaattttttttttataaaatcctccaaagaatatCCGTTGGGACCCCTATCATACATCAATTTTTAGAatacataataaaaataaatacacaTGCTATAATTTGTGTAGAATAATAACATTAATTGAATGTCTACAAATTACTGTGGAGGAACATTTGAGCCTTTGAGGGAGgatgattctctcccctcctaatctctctccccttccctTCCCTCCTACTTGAATagttacggttaagccacatcaacatcttatattgatttttttttataaagacaataagacaaaaaacaaagtgTGAGAAGAGGGGAAGGAAGAGGATGTGAataagaggggagagaatcctactccgcCTTTGAAGGCACCTCAGGAACAAAAGAAATGTCATAATTGACAACTCATAAAGCTCTTTGTCCATTAATGAGTCGTGACCTATAAAGATGGTTTGGCCAGTAAATAGAAATAGTGGAACAATTCTGAAAGAAATGGGCGATACATACATATCTATGATTGAATTATATTGGGTGGTACCTGAAAAGGGAAACACCTTTTTATGCTTTTGCTCTCTTCCAGAAGGATCTTCTCTATCTTTAAAATAATCCTTTATTATTTCccaacatatatcatatatagagAGATTATGAAGCCCATTTTTTGGAGAACAACTTGTATTGCACACATACACCGTGGCGATAACGTTCCGTATTAATTTTATAAAGATATATGGAGAAAGAATAACACGTATTCATGTATTATTAGTAAAGAACGTTACTGTAACAATATACTTATGCCATATAAATTCTTATACATTTCATGATGtaattataaaattatattcattcTTCTCCAATCATGCTTTTATGCCCAAAGGGGCTTTTGGCCCTTTTGGTTTAATGTGTAAACATAGATTGGTCTGGTTTCTGAGGAAGTATGGTCAGTGTCCTCGATTCAAACTCCACCACAATAACAATGGCCAATACATGAAGGAAATTATCTTATTGCATGCGGTGGTAGGAGATATATTTGAGTGTGTCAGAATACGGCTTAGTacatcaagtgtcataatataattggttagatttttttttaagtttctaatcaattgtattattacacttgATGTACCGGACCGTTTTCCTAACACACTGAAATATCTTCACAGTTATAGAGTGGCCTGAGAAGACATGGGTCAATGAtgataaattgttttttttatttctgaCAGACAccttttttatattatataatagGGTGAAGTACCAATTTagtccctgaactatcaccttagtgaaaattaggtccttgAATTATCTTTTCGATAAAATAAGTCtccaaattcattaaaaatttagtccctgaactatcaccttAGTGAAAAAGTGTGTCAAgtgaattattttttatattatataattgtcggatttttataattcaatgattgatttttcttaaaaactagTAACGCAGGCTTGTAAGTAATTAGAacattacaataattaattatataattgttaaagaaatagaaaacttcCATTGTAAGTTTTCTTATTGCATTAACTGAATGATGAATTACATAGTGTGTTGGTATATATAGCTTTTTGACTATTTACATAGATACCCCTAACTGCCCTAACTAATTACAACAGTAACCACAACTAATTACATTTAGTTTTAACATTAACTGGAATGGATGACTTGTCATTCTCCctaatacaccccctcaagcaaGAAGGGGAATCAGACATGATTCCAATTGGAAGCTTGGAACATAGATAGTTGAATATGTTTTTGATAGGGCCTTGGTGTGAAGGTCAGCTAATTGGTCTTCACTACAAATAAACTGCACTTTGAGAAGATTTGCCAGAACCAATTCTCAAATGTAGGGATAGTCAATCtcaacatgctttgttctaGCATGAAAAAATTGGATTGGATGTTAAGGATATAGGTGAGATGTTGTCACACCAAAGTGTAGGCAGTGTAGATAGAGAGAAGTGAAGATCTTTGAGAATCTTGCAAACCCAAGTCATTTCTGCAGCTGTGTGAGCTAAGGAGCAATATTCAGCTTATGTAGATGACCGAGCAACAGTGCTTTGTTTCTTGGCACTCTAGCTAATTAGATTAGAGCCTAGGAACATGTAATAGCCACTGGTTGCCGATCAAATGTTCAGCCAGCCTAATCAATATCAGAATATGTTGAAAGATGAACATGACCCTTTGTGAACCACAAACCATGAGAAATAGAGCCTTTAAGATACCTAAGAACTCTTTTAGCTGCCTGAAGATGTTGTTCCCGGGGagcatgcatgaattgacatATCTGATTCACAGCAAAAGAAAGATATGGCCTAGACCAAGTTAGATATTGTAAACCACCAACAATTGAACGATATTCGGTAGGATTGGACAAGAAAGGCCCATTGTGATCTAATTTCTTGGATCCAAGGGGAGTGCAACAAGGTTTTGCACCCTCGATGTTTGTTTTCTTGAGAAGATCCAGTAAGTACTTGGTTTGGTGGAGAAATATGCCCTGTGAAGATATGTGTACCTCTAATCCCAGGAAATAGTGTAGAGGACCAAGGTCTTTCACTGGAAATTTGGCACTGAGTTGTTGAATAAATTGTTGACAAAGTTGAGAATTGGGTCCAGTGACAATAATATTGTCAACATAGACAAGGACAATTACCAATTGATGACCATTGAGAACAAACAAAGAAGCATCAGAGGAGGATTGTTTGAACCCAAGAGATTGAAAAGCTAGATACAACTTATCAAACCAAGCTTGAGGAGCCTGTTTGAGGCCATACAAAGATTTTCTCAGCTTACAGACATAATTAGGATATAGAGGATCAACAAAACCAGGGGATTGTTGCATGTAGACATCATCTTTTAAATCTCCATGAAGGAAGGCATTACTAATGTCCAATTGGTTAAGAAACCAATTATATTGAATAACTAGGGTAAGAAGTATCCGAATTGTAACCGGTTTGGCAATCGGACTATAAGTTTCTTGAAAATCAATACCTTCATGTTGATGGAAGCCCTTTGTTACAAGTCGGGCTTTATATCGATCAACAGTGCCATCGAGATTTTTCTTAATTCTGAAAACCCGCTTGCAGCCTAGTATGTTTTGAGAATGATGAGAGGGAACTAGGAACCAAGTACCAGTGGACAACAAGGCATTTTATTCATTTTGCATGGCCTTTTTCCAGTGAGCATGCTTGGAAGCTTGCAAATATGTAGTAGGAACATAGTCAATATCAATTGGAAGTGGGTGCTTTGTTGCTGAATATGCTTTTAATTATATATGTCAGCCTTAGATCTTGTAATCATAGGATAGGAATTAACTGGAATAAGAGGATGACTTGGTTGAGTTGATAACAAAGAGGAATGTTCTGAAGTGTGAACAGAACTAGACGAATTGTCTACTAAAATGGTTTCAATGGAGGAGGAAGGTTGAGTAATGGGAATAGGCACATAAGCACAAGATGGTGATGAAGATGAAGGATTGGAAGTAGTGGAAATATGTTTACTAAATTGGAGATCTAGAGAGGATGAACATGGTGTTGATGAAGATGAATGACTATTATCTAAACATGGTGGTTTCTGAAGAGGGAAAGACTGAAATGGATAAGTACTTTCATCAAATACAACATGGCGGGAGATGTAAATTTGATTGGTAATAGGATCAAGACACCTATAGCCTTTGTGTTGAAGACTATATCCCAAAAAGGCACAACTTTTGCTCTTGGGATCTAATTTGCTACGAATACAAGGTTTGAGCCAAGGAAAGCATTGGCAGCCAAACACTTTAAGTTTAGAGTAGTCAGGATGATGATGAAATAGCAATTCCCAAGGTGATTGTGAAATTCTAGAGATGGGAAGTCGATTGATAAGGTATATGGCAATGGAGAATGCTTTTACCCAAAAGATATGAGGGACATGGGAGGCAACTAGCAAAGTTCGAGCTGTCTCAACAAGATGCCTATGCTTTCTCTCTGCACAACCGTTTTGTTCAGGAGTATGGGGACAGCTGAAATGATGGAGAATGCCATGTTTATTCAGATATGATGCAAAAGAATTACTAGTGAATTCACCCCCTGAATTTGAACGcaaaactttgattttattCCCAAGTAAATTTTCTATAGCACTTGAAGACAAGAAATGTAGAGAATACATCTGACTTTGATTTCAAAGGAAAGAACCAACTATATTTGCTAAAGTCATCAACAATCAGCAAGTAATATAGAAAACCACTATTGGATTTGACTAAGGCAGGTCCCCACAGATCACAATGCAATAGTTGAAGACTTTGAGTTGTTGAGGAAGAAGCTGCTTTAAACGAAAGCTTATGATTCTTTGCAAGTGCACAGTCTGAACAGAAGAAATCCACAGTAGACTTACCTTGTAAGGCAAGATTATTAGTTGATATTACCCTTCAAAAAATAGAGGAGGAATGATGACCTAAGCGCTTGTGTCAAATTTTAACATGAGCTTTAATACTGAGTAAGCAGATAAGAGTTGCTGGAACTTTCAAGATGATAGAAGTCATCTCTAATCGGTCCCCATAAAAGCATCTTCCCCGAAATACGATCCTTGACAGTGGATCCATAAGGGTCAAGTGTCAATGTATTATCCTTAAGGAACTGATAAGCAGATAAGAGATTATGCTTCATGTgaggaacatgtaaaacatttcTCAATTGAAAAGACACATGAGGAGTGTTAAGAGAAGATAAACCAACATGAAGAATGGGCAAACCTTTACCATCTCCAATATACACTTTATCCTCGCCGAGGTAGGGAGTAGGAGAGGTAATGTTGGCAACATCATTGGTGATATGAGAGGTTGCACCTGAATCAATTAACCAAGGCTGAGATGATTTTGTAGAATGTTGTGCACACATGGCAGCGAGTTTAGCTGGAGGAATACAACCACAGATGTCCGAATTCATACGATCAAAACAGTCAATTGCCTCATGACTGGTAGAACCACAGATTTGACAAGAAACTTTGAAGTGAGAGGAGCCTTGATTGGTGCGAGAGCCTTGATAACCTCGATTGCCACGATTGTTACTGAATGAACCATGATTTCCTCGATTACCTCGATTAGAAAAGAAATGTCCCCTAATGTTCCTGCCACGATTGGAGTTGAACTGAGATGCAAAATGAAGAGGTTGATTCTGAGCAGCAAATGCAAATGGAGTAGGGAGTAGAAGAGGCTGAGTTTACACCGAGAAGGCCTGGAAGGGTTCAGTGTTAGGGGATGAACTGACATTTTTGCGTCTGGCCATAGATAATTCTTTTGTAAGTAGGAGACCATGAAGTTCATCAAGGTAGAGGACAATCGAAGCATGATAGAGTCTATGAAGGACTCAAATTCATCAATCAAGCCGTGTAGTATGGATGCGATATGATCTCTAGAAACACCAGTAGCTTGCAAGGAATCTACAATTTCCTTGATTTCTTAAAGATATTCAGAGATGGAATGAAAACCTTTCTGAACCGATTGAAGGCGCGATCGCAATTGATGAACATGAGCCTCTGAAATTCCACCGAATCGCTATTCAAGTTTCACCCAAAGCTCTTGAGAGGATGAAACTCCAACCGTGAAATGGATAATCTCTTCAGAAAGTGTTGAATTTAGCCAGATCAAAAAATTTTGATCTTTCTCATACCATTCCTCAAAAGTAGGATTGATGCTACGATCAGGCAAGAATGGCGATGGACAGACTTCAATGCCATCAATTATGCCAAGAAACTTGTAGCACCTGAAGATTGGGCCAAACAGTGCACGTCATGGCAGATAGTTGGATcctcaaaaaataatataaaatctcaataatacaaatacgtagattataacagtgaaatccagaCTTATACCAATTGAAATTGGTACCAGGTGGACTACCCTACAATAAAAACTTAGAAGTAATTGTACTAACTAGTCAGATGAACTAGTCAACTAAGTACAAGTTGTTAGATAGCCACAAGCATATAAACCAAGTAAACTGATACTGCTAAAGCAAAACAAATGATCTTTAGTTATTGTTTTAGCCTTTGTTCTTGAGTTAAGTTTACTTAGTTAACAAAGTGTCAATACTAGTGCACCTTACAAAGTATCTCTAACATTGATTATTTGGACATAAAGGTAACTTTGCAAAGTATTAATAAGGAAATTTTAACTGGAAAAAAACTCACATTTAGGTTAAAAAACCGACGACTCTccactgagtccaatccactagtgtaaacaagGTTCATACAAAGACTACACAAGCTcaatttgtcacatcctggACCGGCTAccccgtagcacgatattgtctgctttgggcctctactacaccctcacggttttgtttctaagaaCTCATGAGCAATTTCCAAGTGGGTCACCTATCTTGGGATTGCTTTCactcgaactcgcttaacttcggagttcctatagAATCTGAAACCAGTGAattcccaaaagacctcgtgttatatggaggtgggcatttacatataaggcacatcaccccctatCCATTAGTCGAtatgagatgttacaatccacctcccttaggggctcgacgtcctcgtcggcacactcgcaccacatggcagagtggctctgataccattttatCACATCCCAGACCGGCTCTGtcataacacgatattgtccgctttgggccacaaccacgccctcatgattttatttctggaaactcacaagcaacttcccagtgggtcacccatcctaggattacTCTCGCCtaaactcgtttaacttcggagttcataTGGAATCTGAAGCCAGTTAGTTCTCAAAAAGCATCGTGCTATATGGAGATGGGCCATATAAAGCACATCACCCCCTTTTCGTtggtcaatgtgggatgttacacaatTCCTAGACCCGTATCTATGGAGCAGttttacctttgtgcaaccttaCCTTACACAAGATGAACTCCTTCGGTCTTCACGAAGTGGCAACTTCTCTTGAGCTattcaccttgtggcaccgatATCAACACGATTAATGAAATGATATGATGTTATAATGTGCTCATGAAATGAGGATTCAACGACTAGTCAGGTTCTCTAGTCAAACAGTTGAAGAAGAGCTTAACACGAATCCAAATGCTTGGTCTAAGAAAGATATGAAACTTTAAAGATTAGACTAATAACTTAGTGGAAAACCATGAATACAATGCAACCCTAATATGCAATGATTGAGTATTTGTGCATGAGATGATTTTGTGGCTAGGGTTTCGGTTTAGAAGCTTAAGAGGTAGCTTTTGGCTAAATGCACTATTTTCTTGAAAATGTGAAAAACCTAACCAAGGAACGAATGAAACCTGGAAAACCCTTATAATGGAGAAGACGAATGTTTCAGACAAGGGGAATAAGGAGACGCGTGTCACGAGCCAAAAAGATCTTCCCAGATCAAGGGTGAGAGATCCACACACAGAAAAGGGTGTCAGATGGCCCATGTAGGCTGTCTCATTTTGCATGCCTAGACAGCTGGAAAAACAGACTAAAATTCTGACTAGACAACTACACTAAACAAAGGATTATGGAAAAATAAGCTTGACATGCATATGCAAATGTATGATTCAAACCTTTTGTGGTGAATATAGCTGGTGCTTTGACGATTTAATTCCAGCAGAAATCCAAGATTAGCATTGTACCCTAATTCTAAATTATGAGCATGTGTAATAACATTTACAATTTTTTGACAAGGGAAGCCAAACAATAAACCTAGTACTTAACAAAATCTGTTATTTCCTAGGTAACATTCTTCTCCAACAAtctcaattcctcattcattGCTTTTTTCCAGCGAGAATCTACTAAGGCCTCCTGCACCCCTTAGTATTAATAGCAAATGAGTCCATAC
Proteins encoded in this region:
- the LOC126629742 gene encoding uncharacterized protein LOC126629742 translates to MPSPSLRLSTTTHHHLGFNHTLSSAAAQNLFTSLSFPPSTFPKYPRKVAAQCQKKPVSNSRGRARDGGLLNVKGKSENVWSVDNELAAKDKGRGGSPRRRDKRSDGGKSVLVSGAMLMEVETVLQTQEPVIRPAWNTFASSVSGIWKGVGAVFSPITAEMEPIEVGSRNEHLYDCYTVSRIEDVPSSSGGPTSQIQTKINWVTLNPYGEIPQHKVGDAALPKSYADRSGKNRVLPQFGSFNFERSDVMEEDLMGKEPGLVFFEDGSYSRGPVDIPVGEVDDSQYYLSPTFKFEQCLVKGCHKRLRIVHTIEFSNGGSNIQIMRVAVYEEQWDSPANLHDQSDQELDLKPFSQRKRTRPSELAGSWKVFEVSATPIFGEEIDEMSMAQNDSTPYVYLCTETLKKRSLPGNPVYFGEEEMVDMQDVTMLWLPGGVTAYVDVNKDGILCIGVGWYSDEGINLVMERDYGVDGKLKEVRSKSEVKRRWSDPLPA